The DNA sequence ATGATCGCCTGATGCAGCTGTTGGGCTTTACAGACTGGAAGATACTAAGCAGTGCCGATGGAGTAACCGGTATTGGGCGAATCTCTGATGTGGAGGGGCTGACCCTGGGCGAGCTTTCGCTGCGCGCGGCACGAGCTTTGGACTTGTCTTCAGTCCGGACTTGCGGGGATCCTTCTGCCCGAATTCGACGGGTAGCCGTCATCAATGGCAGCGGGGCTGATATGATTCAGGAGGCAGCCGCTCAGGCAGCAGACTGCGTAATTACCGCGGACACAAAATATCATGAAGTGCTCGACGCGGCAGAAGCGGGGATTGCCATCATTGATCCAGGGCATTTTGCATCGGAGTGGAAAGTCTTTCAACTGATCATGCAGGACGTTGCCCAGCACGCCCAACAGGAGCTGGGGAATGTGGAATTTATTATTTCCCGTACCGCCCGGGATCCCTACCGCACCATATCAGCAGGGGTCGAACCAGAAATGGCAGAGGGTTAAATAGACGGGGCGAAGGTTGATTTATCTTCGGATATTTGGTAATATAAGGAGCACTGAGTAAGCCAGATGATCGCTGCTATTGAAAAATAGAAGAGGAAAGTCCGAGCTCCGCAGGGCAGGGTGCTGGGTAACTCCCAGTGAGGGTGACCTTAAGGAAAGTGCAACAGAGAGATACCGCTGACAATTTTGTCAGTAAGGGTGGAAAGGCGAGGTAAGAGCTCACCAGCATATTGGCGACTTTATGGCTATGTAAACCCCACCTGGTGCAAGGCCGAATAGGGGGACAGAAGGAGCGGCCCGTTCCGTCCCCGGGTGTGCCGCTTGAACTTGTGAGAAATCACAGGTCTAGACAGATGATCATCAAATACAGAACTCGGCTTACAGACTTACTCAGGACTTAATCAGCGTAAGCTGATCAAGGAAAACGGATTGCAGAAGAAACCCTTCTGCAATCCGTTTTTTCTTGATTCTTAGAAAATTTTCAATGAAATTCCGGTGAGAACAGCACTGGCGCCCCGTGAAACAGGCTTCCCGGAAAGGGAGATTGGCGGTTCTCCAGCCGATTCCATCGTTTTTTTAACTGAGAATGGGACCATTCAGCCTGGATTATAGTAAAATAAAGGAAAGATCTGATCAAGAGACCGAAAGGAATTACAATGAACAAGGAAAATCAAGCAGAAACGCGGAAAGATCCGCCCCCTAAAAGACGTCTGTTTTATGTACTGATTGGATTATTTTCCATTATAGTCTTCTACCTGCTCTATATGTCAGTGACTCTATGGGTATCCCCCTGAACTTCTACTCAGGGATTTCAGTCCGTTTGAGTACAGCAAGGGCGCAGACTGGAAGGCCATTCAGACAGTTTCAGCGCAGGATTGACCAGAATAAAAATGAACGAGGTGCGATAAAAAATGAGAATGCTTGTAAAATATACCGCTTTTATTGATATGGACCAGGATGGTCAGGAAACCGACCGCAGCTATTACTTATCCTTTATTAACAAAGACGATGTGATGGATCTCCCATTTGATTCACTGGAAGAATTGAAGGAAAAGTGCGATTCGGTGCATCTGGCTGAGTATATTAAGTCTGGAGAATTCAAAGAAAAGGCCGAATCCTATGAGGATTTCAGGGAGTTTTTCCAGGGCGTCGATACCCTGGTTCTTTATGACAAATCGATCGCGGCGGACTTTTCGGTTCTGCAGGAACCATGAAGCCGATTGCTCGCAGCGTGGCCAGGGGCATCTTTTTGCCTTTCGCTGCGCTGATTCTTTTTTCGGTCTATCAACGAACTGGGGCCAATGGAGCAATTGATTCATACTATACGAATGGTATCTCAAAAGCGATTCTGCTGGTTCTCTCAGCCCTGACATCCTGGCTGCCTTTTTCCCTGGCAGAAGTCTTTGTTCTGGGAATCGTTCTCCTGTTTATCATGTTCTTCGTGTCAGGAATCCGTTCAGTCATGAAGGGGACAGATCGCATTCGCGCTCTCACCCGGATCACAGATCTGATCGCCTTGCTTGTGATCGGATTCCTGCTCATATGGGGATTCAATTACCGGGCCTTGGGACTTTCCGCCGCAGTTGGCATATCTCCGGTACAAGGGGATGCTGTCCAGCTGAAGCGGCTTGGCTTGGATCTGGTTGAGCAGGCCAAAACAGAACGGGCTCTGACGGGATTGAAGGATACCGAAGTGTTCCATTATACGGGGGATCTGCACCAAGCCAGTTTGGCTGCGTATGAGACGATGGCCGAGGACTATCCGGCATTTCTTCAGCCAAAGGGAAGGGTAAAACCACTCGCCACCAGTCGCTGGTTCAGCCAGATGGGAATCTCAGGCATCTTTTTTCCCTACACCGGCGAAGCAAATTATAATAAGGATCAGCCGATGCTGCTAATTCCCTCGACGATTCTCCATGAACTGGCCCATCTGAAAGGCATTGCCCGGGAAGAGGAAGCGAATTTCATGGCTTATTTTGCCTCGCGTTCCAGTGATGACATGGCCCTGCGCTATTCATCAACCATGCTGGCGCTGATCAATACCATGAACCGGCTGACCGCACAGGATCCAGCCGCTGCCCGGGAAGTATATGAGAGATACTCGGAGGGAATGCTACTGGATCTGGCCGACTATGATGCATATTGGGATCGGTTTGAGGGTCCGATCCAGGAGCAGGCTGAAGCGGTGAATGACCAGTACCTGAAGAGCAATGGTCAGGAGACTGGCGTTCAAAGCTATGAAGACATGGTATCATTCCTATTGGATTTCTGGGAAAAAGACAACAGAAACTAGTTTACTCCATATCACTTAATTACATACTAAATAATATGTTAATACCTAACATGATTTTTCCATTAACCACATGCTGAGACTAAGAAGGAGTCATGAGATGAATCGAATTATTGTCGCCGGAGGATGTTTTTGGGGTGTTGAAGCTTACTTTAAGAAAAAATCGTTTGTAGTCGACTCAACGGTTGGCTATGTGAACTCCAAAGTAGAGCAGCCGGATTACAAGCTGGTTTGCACCGGAACAACCGGAGCTGCCGAAGCAGTTGAAATTATGTATGAGGGAGATTTGACCAAAGTCCTTGAAACGCTGTTTCATATCATTGATCCCACGATTATAAACCGTCAGGGACATGATGTTGGTTCACAATATCGCACGGGGATTTACTATGAGACGGAGCATGATCAGAAGCTGATTCTCCGCTTCATTGAATCGATCCAGGGCAGCTATGCCAAACCTATCGTAACGGAAGTGATGCCCCTTGAAAACTTTTGGCCGGCAGAAGCCTATCATCAGGACTATCTCGAAAAAAATCCTGGCGGCTACTGTCATATTGACTTGAACAGCTAAAAAGAGATCCGGACTGATGAATAGTTTCAGATGAAATCTTCTTGACTCATGTAGCTCTGTATCTACTGCCAAGGCAACGTTTCATTGTACAACGGATAAGAGTCAACAAAATAAGATGAAAAAATTCGGGGGAATTCCCCGAATTTTTTCTTTTCTTTATGAATCAAAGAAAACACAAGTCTGAAATTATGGATTTGCTGTCATGACTGAGTGATCCTTACCCTGAAAGCTTTACCCCTTAGAATTTGAATGATATGTGAAGAGAAGATATCGACTGACTGAAGGTTTATGCGTCAATTCGAGCTCGCCTGCTTTATACCCACTTCACAACTCAATCGTAAGATACAACTTGTGCAGAAGGTTTCAGCATGGAGAGGTAAAAATATGAAAAAAATCCAAATGAAAATACTGTCGCTGGCATTAGGTGCCGGAATCCTGTTAACCTCATTTCCGAGTTATCAGGCCCTATCAGCAGAACCGGAATCCGCGATTGATCAGACAAAGAAACAGATCATGACGATGACGGATTCGATTCATCAAAAAGAAGATAAAATAACGGAGTTATCAGATGCCATTACGATGGTGGGCGAGAACATTTCAAAGAACGAACAGGACATCACCGGATTAAACGGACAGATCGAGGCAACTCATCTTGAAATTGAAGATGCCCAGGGTGACTTGTCGGATAAAGAAGCACTATATGGCAAACGGCTGCGGGAAGTTTACAAGAATGGAAATACCTCTGTTTTAGGAACAATCCTCGGTGCCAGGAATCTGTCTGATTTGCTGCTTCGATTCAAGGCGGTGGATAACATTGCCAGGCACGATAAAGAGCTGATTGATTCCATCGAAGCACTTAAGCGGACACTGGAAGAAAAGAGAAATCAACTGGAAGAGAC is a window from the Clostridiaceae bacterium HFYG-1003 genome containing:
- a CDS encoding Nif3-like dinuclear metal center hexameric protein gives rise to the protein MAVKLMDLIGLIETMAPLNLKEAWDNPGLAVGDPSQMIERVLVGMDVTLELLQEAETVGAQLVLTHHPLLFQRPDSITPQTLAGRKILELVRSGRSAYSAHTNLDVAKEGMNDRLMQLLGFTDWKILSSADGVTGIGRISDVEGLTLGELSLRAARALDLSSVRTCGDPSARIRRVAVINGSGADMIQEAAAQAADCVITADTKYHEVLDAAEAGIAIIDPGHFASEWKVFQLIMQDVAQHAQQELGNVEFIISRTARDPYRTISAGVEPEMAEG
- a CDS encoding DUF3810 domain-containing protein, which gives rise to MKPIARSVARGIFLPFAALILFSVYQRTGANGAIDSYYTNGISKAILLVLSALTSWLPFSLAEVFVLGIVLLFIMFFVSGIRSVMKGTDRIRALTRITDLIALLVIGFLLIWGFNYRALGLSAAVGISPVQGDAVQLKRLGLDLVEQAKTERALTGLKDTEVFHYTGDLHQASLAAYETMAEDYPAFLQPKGRVKPLATSRWFSQMGISGIFFPYTGEANYNKDQPMLLIPSTILHELAHLKGIAREEEANFMAYFASRSSDDMALRYSSTMLALINTMNRLTAQDPAAAREVYERYSEGMLLDLADYDAYWDRFEGPIQEQAEAVNDQYLKSNGQETGVQSYEDMVSFLLDFWEKDNRN
- the msrA gene encoding peptide-methionine (S)-S-oxide reductase MsrA, producing MNRIIVAGGCFWGVEAYFKKKSFVVDSTVGYVNSKVEQPDYKLVCTGTTGAAEAVEIMYEGDLTKVLETLFHIIDPTIINRQGHDVGSQYRTGIYYETEHDQKLILRFIESIQGSYAKPIVTEVMPLENFWPAEAYHQDYLEKNPGGYCHIDLNS